The proteins below come from a single Lasioglossum baleicum chromosome 20, iyLasBale1, whole genome shotgun sequence genomic window:
- the LOC143218917 gene encoding esterase E4: protein MPAVRARPVEESRVDPDAAQVVDVIQLAAVLSVSEEVSVQSDFRRGCFEMDQGSRFGGSADWRRTLVLIIVFMVVAGHSTIVQTKFGPIRGFWSRSTKGRLTACYLGVPYAEPPIGDLRFRSPQSWTGTWNVTYDAVADGNKCLQSAHHGQIVGSEDCLYLNIFLPVLSEKQERTEKLPVLVFVHGGKYMFGSGDSQTWSPEHMMDQNVVLVTINYRLNIMGFFSTESKLAPGNYGLKDIVMALRWVQENIEVFHGDPNSVTLWGHSAGAAATHTLAFSKNTEGLFHRYILMSSAIFATWNVNPKDWMRRTSLEIAEVLGCLPQGTENSTVGEKCPTDFEDQFCERYGPTMDMHLSELDEEMLRCMRSLDAKTIGGALDHFDIWKGSPCCPFGPVIEEESEEAVLTADPLITIKNREFRDLPCIFGVVRDEGLVITLDIKDSLDELKDNFKEYILLLTEQHRQVSGRDEFVKAVEEFYFSSNVSGLSFDDLTQATSDALMIWPVYQVAKHQSPVMKSNHFFYFFTYEGTLSNKFSYGTPIHRGISHGDELKYLMPSSNKNKMLKRTEADVTMTNIMTAMWASFAATGVPEASGTIPWPDYKHSHEYLLLGNGEQPEVTVEDSFLPARMAFWIKVTNDTVEIEDEEAEPEALLSPEDTPGCSSAQDYNHLLIFLPILLIALF from the exons ATGCCAGCAGTTCGAGCGCGGCCGGTCGAAGAATCGCGCGTCGATCCGGATGCAGCTCAAGTCGTCGACGTTATACAATTAGCAGCTGTGTTATCAGTTTCAGAAGAGGTCTCAGTGCAATCAGACTTTCGCCGCGGCTGCTTCGAAATGGATCAGGGTTCTCGGTTTGGCGGATCCGCCGATTGGAGGAGGACACTTGTGCTGATCATCGTGTTTATGGTGGTTGCTGGCCACTCGACGATAGTGCAAACAAAGTTCGGCCCCATCCGTGGTTTCTGGAGCAGAAGCACCAAGGGCAGACTGACTGCATGCTACTTGGGCGTGCCCTATGCCGAACCACCAATCGGAGACCTCAGGTTCAGG AGTCCACAGTCATGGACTGGCACGTGGAATGTCACTTACGATGCCGTGGCAGATGGCAACAAGTGTCTCCAATCTGCCCATCACGGACAAATTGTGGGATCAGAAGATTGTTTATACCTAAATATTTTTCTACCCGTA CTTTCAGAAAAACAGGAAAGAACGGAAAAACTGCCTGTTCTGGTGTTCGTGCACGGTGGAAAATACATGTTTGGCAGCGGCGACAGCCAAACTTGGTCTCCCGAACACATGATGGACCAGAATGTCGTTTTGGTCACGATCAATTATCGTCTAAATATCATGG GCTTCTTCAGTACAGAGAGCAAACTAGCTCCAGGCAACTACGGCCTGAAGGACATAGTGATGGCGCTGCGATGGGTGCAGGAGAACATCGAGGTGTTCCACGGCGATCCTAACTCCGTGACTCTATGGGGCCACAGCGCTGGGGCCGCTGCAACTCATACTTTGGCCTTCAGCAAAAATACCGAGGGACTTTTCCACAGGTACATTCTCATGAGTAGTGCCATATTtgcaacgtggaacgtgaatcCGAAGGACTGGATGCGACGAACTTCGTTGGAGATAGCTGAAGTCTTGGGTTGTTTACCACAAGGAACAGAGAACAGCACTGTGGGAGAAAAATGTCCTACAGATTTCGAGGATCAGTTTTGTGAACGATATGGTCCGACCATGGACATGCATTTGAGCGAGCTGGACGAAGAGATGCTGAGGTGTATGAGGTCCCTTGACGCGAAGACCATTGGCGGTGCCTTGGATCATTTT GATATTTGGAAGGGCAGCCCCTGCTGCCCCTTTGGACCAGTCATAGAAGAGGAGTCGGAAGAGGCAGTGCTAACCGCTGATCCATTGATAACTATCAAGAACAGGGAGTTCAGGGATCTACCATGCATCTTCGGAGTAGTCAGAGACGAGGGCTTGGTGATAACGTTGG ACATCAAGGATTCTCTGGATGAGCTCAAGGATAATTTCAAAGAGTACATACTGCTTTTGACGGAACAGCATCGTCAAGTATCAGGCAGGGACGAATTCGTCAAAGCTGTAGAAGAGTTCTACTTCTCGTCGAACGTCTCTGGACTTTCTTTCGACGATCTTACCCAG GCAACGAGTGATGCCTTAATGATATGGCCAGTGTACCAAGTAGCGAAACACCAGTCTCCCGTCATGAAATCCAACCACTTCTTTTATTTCTTCACGTACGAGGGCACGCTCAGCAATAAGTTCTCTTATGGCACGCCGATACACCGCG GGATTTCGCACGGCGACGAATTGAAGTACTTGATGCCGAGCTCGAACAAGAACAAGATGCTGAAAAGAACCGAAGCCGACGTCACCATGACGAACATTATGACCGCGATGTGGGCTAGTTTTGCTGCCACAGG TGTGCCAGAGGCTTCGGGAACGATTCCCTGGCCAGACTACAAGCATTCACACGAGTACCTGTTACTGGGTAACGGAGAGCAACCAGAGGTCACTGTGGAAGACAGTTTCCTTCCAGCAAGAATGGCATTCTGGATCAAAGTGACGAACGACACGGTGGAGATCGAAGACGAAGAGGCAGAACCTGAAGCATTGTTATCTCCTGAGGACACACCTGGCTGTAGCTCAGCTCAGGACTACAACCACTTGTTAATTTTTCTGCCAATTCTATTAATCGCGCTATTCTAA